Part of the Crossiella cryophila genome, CCCTGTTCCTGGGCGGACAGCTTCGGCTGCTCGGGCGTGCGCGCCTTGGTGGTCACGGCGGCGGCGTTGGCACGGGTCCGCTCGCCGGGCCGGGCTCCGGCCTGCTCGCGCGGTGCCGGACGGCCGACTCCCCGGTTGGCCGCGCCTGAGTCCGGGGCGAGACGTCGCCGGTCGCCCTGGCCAGCCGGCGGTGCGGGGCGGCGCGGGCGACCCTGGGGGTCACCGGGCCGCGGGGGCCGCTCGTCCAACTCCGTTCTCCTCCCGGTCGATCGGACCAGATTATCTGGGGTCCGGCACCGCGTTCGCGGTTGCCGACATAACGTGGACGCATCAGAAGGTTTCCTGGTTGCTGCTCGTGACAGACTGCGACCGGATCAGCACGAGATCACGCGGCAGGGTTTCGGGGAGGATACGGATGCGGGTACTGGTCACAGGCGGTGCCGGGTTCATCGGCTCGCACTACGTCCGTCAGTTGCTGGGTGGCGCTTACCCGGCCTTCGCCGAGGCGGAGGTGACGGTGCTGGACAAGCTCACCTACGCGGGCACCAGGACGAACCTCGAACCGGTGGCCGACAACCCCCGGCTGACCTTCGTCGAAGGCGACATCTGCGATCCCGAGCTGGTGCGCAAGCTCATGTCCGGCCAGGACGTGGTGGTGCACTTCGCGGCCGAATCGCACGTGGACCGCTCCATCCTGGGCGCGGCCGACTTCGTGCTGACCAACGTGCTGGGCACGCAGACCCTGCTGCAGGGCGCGCTGGAGGCCAACGTCGGCCGGTTCGTGCACGTCAGCACCGATGAGGTGTACGGCTCCATCGAGTCCGGTTCGTGGACCGAGGAGCACATCCTGGAGCCCAACTCGCCGTACTCGGCCTCCAAGGCCAGCTCGGACCTGCTGGCCCGCTCCTACTTCCGCACCCACGGACTGCCGGTCTGCGTGACCCGTTGCTCGAACAACTACGGTCCGTACCAGTTCCCGGAGAAGGTCATCCCGCTGTTCGTGACCAATCTCATCGACGGCAAGACCGTGCCGCTCTACGGCGACGGCCTCAACATCCGGGACTGGCTGCACGTGGACGACCACTGCCGGGGCATCCAGCTGGTCGCCGAGGGCGGCCGGGCGGGTGAGATCTACAACATCGGCGGCGGCACCGAGCTGACCAACAAGGAGCTGACCGGGCTGCTGCTGGAGGCCACCGGCAAGGACTGGGGCAGTGTGACTCCGGTCACCGACCGCAAGGGGCACGACCGCCGCTACTCGGTGGACATCACCAAGATCAGCACCGAGCTGGGTTACGCGCCGAGGGTGCCCTTCACCGAGGGCCTGGCCCAGACCGTGAAGTGGTACCGGGACAACCGCACCTGGTGGGAGGCGCTCAAGCAGCGCGCCGAGCTGGCCAAGGGCTGAGCCGGTGCCTGGACTGGGACTGCTCGTCACCGGCGGCCGCGGTCAGCTCGGCACCGACCTGGCCGCACTCGCGTCCACAAAGGACGGTTGGCTGACGCACGCGCCCGGCTCGGCCGAGCTGGATGTCAGTGAGGCGGACGCGGTCGAGGACGCGGTGCACGGGATCGCCTGCGCGGCCAGGGACGCGGGCCTGCGTCCGGTGGTGATCAGCGCGGGCGCCTACACCGCGGTGGACGCCGCCGAGACCGACGAGGACCGGGCGCTGGCGATCAACGGCACGGGTGCCGGGCTGCTCGCCAAGGCCTGTGCGGCAAGGGATGTGCCGCTGATCCACCTCTCCACCGACTACGTCTTCCCCGGCGACGGCACCCGGCCGTACGAGCCGAGTGACGCCACCGGCCCTCGGTCGGCCTACGGGCGGACCAAGCTGGCCGGGGAACGCGCGGTGCTGGACTCGGGCGCGCTGGCCTACGTGGTGCGCACCCAGTGGGTCTACGGCTCCACCGGCAAGAACTTCGTGCGCACCATGGTCCGGCTGGAGTCCAGCCGGGACACACTGTCCGTTGTGGACGATCAGGTGGGCTGCCCGACCTGGACCGTGGACCTGGCGGCCGGTCTGCTGGACCTGGCTGTGCTGGCCACCGGCCCGAACCCGCCGGAGCAGCGGCTGCTGCACTGCGCGGGCGGCGGGGAGACCACCTGGTACCGGTTCACCCAGGCCATCTTCACCGAGCTGGGCGCGGATCCCGAGCGGGTCAAGCCCTGCACCTCGGCCGATTTCCCCAGTCCGGTCAAGCGTCCGCCGTACTCGGTGCTCTCGCCGAAGTCCTGGGAGTCGGCCGGACTGACCCCGCTGCGCCCCTGGCGGGAGGCGCTGACCGCCGCCTTCGCCGAGCAGGGCGAGCGCTTCCGCGCGGCCTGAGCAACCCCGCGACACCCGCCGCACGTACGGCGGGTGTCGTAGCCGGGGCGTACGGCGGGTGTCGACCGGGGTCGGGGACCGCCTCGGGGGTTGACCCGATGTCCGGCGGCCGCCACCCGATGACGCTGGGGGCATGGCGAAATCCGGGGCGCAGCGGGCGCGAAACCTGTTGGTGTGGCTGCACGTGGTGAGTTCGGTCGGCTGGATGTCGTTGGCGCTGACCCTGTTCGCGCTGGTGACCTACGGCATCGGCGTGGCGGACCCTGGACTGCGGCTGGCCGCGTTCCGGATGGCCGAGGTGCTGGACCTGCGGGTGCTGCAGATCCTGGCGGAGACCTCGGCGTTCACCGGGTTCATGCTCTCCGCGCTGACGCCGTGGGGCTATTTCCGGCATTGGTGGGTGCTGATCAAGTTCGCGATCACCCTGCTGCAGCTCTACATCGGCATCTTCATCCTCAGCGGCAACCTGCACGCCTCGGTGCTGGCCGCGGAGACCGGCGGCCGCGGACCGGCGGTGTGGCTGGCGGTGGCCTCGGCCTTCATGGTGGGCGGAATCGCTTTCCAGGCCTGGCTTTCGGTGGCCAAGCCGGGCAAGCGCACGCCGTGGACGCCGCCGGGCAAGCAGGCCACCGCACCGGTCTCGCACGTCTACGCGGCCGGTGCGGTGCCACCGGTGGCCTACCTGGCCGGGCAGTTCCTGCCCTGGGTGACGCCGTTGCTGATGCTGGCGGTGGTGCTCTGGTACTCGATCCGGCGCGGGGTGAAGCTCCGGGCACTGGCCCGGTAGGCCACGAGGGGCCCGACCGGCGCCCCTGGGGGTCAGGCGCCGGCCGGGCTGGTCAGATGGTCGGCGGGAACATGCCCGCGCGGCCGAGCAGCGCGGGTACGGGCCTGCCGAGGCGCTGGGCGAGCCAGCCTGCCGTGTCGGCCACCGCGATCATGTCCACGCCGGTTGCGATACCCATCCGCTCCAGGGCGTAAACCACGTCCTCGGTGGCGATGTTGCCGGCGGCGCCGGGGGCGAACCGGCAACCCCCGAAGCCACCTGCGGAAACATCGAGGACCCTGACCCCGGCCTCCACCGCGGCGATCGCGTTGGCATACCCAGTGTTGCGGGTGTTGTGGAAGTGGCAGCGCAGCCGGATCCCCGGTGCGGCCGCGCGCACCTCGGTGATCATCGCGCGCACCTGGTCCGGGGTGGCCACGCCGAGGGTGTCGGCCAGGGACAGTTCGGCCGGTCCGGTTCCGGCCACCTTCCCGGCCAGTTCGACCACCGCGGCCCTGGGCACCTCGCCGGCGAACGGGCAGCCGAAGGCCACCGCGATGCCGACCGAGACCGGCACCCCTGCCTCCAGTCCGGCCTTGGTCACCTCGGCGAGTTCGGCGAGCAGTTCGGCCTGGGAGCGCTTTTCCTGCCGTTGCGCGAAATCCTCGGTGGCGGGCAGCACGAACTGGGCCTCGTCCAGGTAGGCAGCGGCCTGCCGCAGCGCCGCCTGGTCCGGCACCAGCGCGCCGTAGCGCAGGCCGGGCAGCCGGGGCAGCGCGCTGAGCACCTGTTCGGCGGCGGGGGAGAACGGCGGGCAGAACGAGGCCGCCTCGATCCGCCGCAACCCGGCCGCGGCCAGGCATTCCACCAGCTCGATGGTGTCCACCGGGGACAGCGCGAGGCCGCCGCCGGCCAGTCCGTCCCGGGGTGCGATCTCGACCAGCTCAACAGCGTCCAAGGACGGCTCCATGTATACAAAGCAAACGTTCGAGCGGAGCATCCAGGCGTTGGCAACTTGTGTCAAGTCGCTGCATCGCTCTAGTTTGCATACAAAATGATGCAGCTTGCATTTCGGAGCGTGACCAGTGGCGCTGGCGGCGGAGAAGGCGTACCAAACCCTGCGCGCGGGCATCCTGGACGGCACGCACCAGCCGGCCCAGCGCCTGGCCGAGGTCGAGCTGGCCGAGGGGCTCGGGCTGTCCCGCACGCCGGTCCGGGAGGCGTTGCGGCGGCTGGAGGTCGAGGGCCTGGTCGAGCTGGAGCCGCACCGCGGCGCGCGGGTGGCCCAGTGGACCAGGGCCGATGTGGAGGAGCTGTACGACCTGCGGATGCTGCTGGAGTCCTTCGTGGCCGCCCGCGCCGCGACCAGGATCGGCCAGGGCGCGCTGGTCCGGCTGGCCCAGCTCCGCGACGTCATGGCCGCCGCGGCGACCGCGGGTCCTGACCAGGACCTGACCAGGGTGGCCGAGGCCAACTACGAGTTCCACGCCATCATCGCCGCGGCCGCGGCCAGTCCCCGGGTGCTGGCCATGCTCACCACGGTGATCGAACTGCCGCTGGTGCTGCGCACCTTCCACGACTACCAGCCCGCCGAACTGGCCCGCAGCCTGTCCCACCACCGCGAGCTGGTGGACGCGCTGACCGAGGGCGATCCGGACTGGGCGGAGGCGGTGATGCGGGCGCATGTGCTGGCCGCGAAACGGGTTCTGCTCCGGGTGTATACCAGGTAGACCGGCGTGGGATGGCGGCGGAAGTCCTTGCGCGGCAGACGCGTAGGGTCCTCTAGGGTCCTGGGACAAGGATGGCGACAGGGTGGGGCACAGGGAGAACTCGGTGGGGGGCTTTCGACTCGGGGTCGACGTCGGAGACACGTTCACCGACGTCCTGCTGGTCGATGAGCGCACCGGCGCGGCCTTCCGCGCCAAGATCCCGACCACCCCGCACAACCTCGCGGTGGCCGTGCTCAACGGCATCCGGGACACCTGCCGCGCGGCCGGGGTGGACCCGAAGCTGATCGGCCATGTGCTGCACGGCGGTT contains:
- the rfbB gene encoding dTDP-glucose 4,6-dehydratase — encoded protein: MRVLVTGGAGFIGSHYVRQLLGGAYPAFAEAEVTVLDKLTYAGTRTNLEPVADNPRLTFVEGDICDPELVRKLMSGQDVVVHFAAESHVDRSILGAADFVLTNVLGTQTLLQGALEANVGRFVHVSTDEVYGSIESGSWTEEHILEPNSPYSASKASSDLLARSYFRTHGLPVCVTRCSNNYGPYQFPEKVIPLFVTNLIDGKTVPLYGDGLNIRDWLHVDDHCRGIQLVAEGGRAGEIYNIGGGTELTNKELTGLLLEATGKDWGSVTPVTDRKGHDRRYSVDITKISTELGYAPRVPFTEGLAQTVKWYRDNRTWWEALKQRAELAKG
- the rfbD gene encoding dTDP-4-dehydrorhamnose reductase, giving the protein MPGLGLLVTGGRGQLGTDLAALASTKDGWLTHAPGSAELDVSEADAVEDAVHGIACAARDAGLRPVVISAGAYTAVDAAETDEDRALAINGTGAGLLAKACAARDVPLIHLSTDYVFPGDGTRPYEPSDATGPRSAYGRTKLAGERAVLDSGALAYVVRTQWVYGSTGKNFVRTMVRLESSRDTLSVVDDQVGCPTWTVDLAAGLLDLAVLATGPNPPEQRLLHCAGGGETTWYRFTQAIFTELGADPERVKPCTSADFPSPVKRPPYSVLSPKSWESAGLTPLRPWREALTAAFAEQGERFRAA
- a CDS encoding hydroxymethylglutaryl-CoA lyase, translating into MDAVELVEIAPRDGLAGGGLALSPVDTIELVECLAAAGLRRIEAASFCPPFSPAAEQVLSALPRLPGLRYGALVPDQAALRQAAAYLDEAQFVLPATEDFAQRQEKRSQAELLAELAEVTKAGLEAGVPVSVGIAVAFGCPFAGEVPRAAVVELAGKVAGTGPAELSLADTLGVATPDQVRAMITEVRAAAPGIRLRCHFHNTRNTGYANAIAAVEAGVRVLDVSAGGFGGCRFAPGAAGNIATEDVVYALERMGIATGVDMIAVADTAGWLAQRLGRPVPALLGRAGMFPPTI
- a CDS encoding GntR family transcriptional regulator; amino-acid sequence: MALAAEKAYQTLRAGILDGTHQPAQRLAEVELAEGLGLSRTPVREALRRLEVEGLVELEPHRGARVAQWTRADVEELYDLRMLLESFVAARAATRIGQGALVRLAQLRDVMAAAATAGPDQDLTRVAEANYEFHAIIAAAAASPRVLAMLTTVIELPLVLRTFHDYQPAELARSLSHHRELVDALTEGDPDWAEAVMRAHVLAAKRVLLRVYTR